Genomic segment of Arachis stenosperma cultivar V10309 chromosome 4, arast.V10309.gnm1.PFL2, whole genome shotgun sequence:
AGATCAAATTTTGTTGTAATTGCTCCCTGACCCACTTGTAATTTTCTGTCTGTTTACAAATTTCCCCATCAAAATCATTTGTGCTTGTTTGTTGCTCTGAATTTTGGGGACTCCCTGTTCAGTCACTAACAACAACGTAGACAAAAATCTCACGCTGTTGATAACTCACTGAGACTATAACAAATAATTTGCATTGAAGGGAAAAAGGTTTCCATTAAACTGGTGTTAGGATGGTTGGTGGGTTCCAAATTTCCAATTGTTGATTCAGTTCCTCTTTCATAATTCAAAATAGGAAGATTCAGTTTGCTTTACAATGGAAAAGTAGTCAAATTAAGCTCATCAAGCAAAGTGCAACTTATACAAGAGTTGCTTGATCCAACGTTCCTAGTAATGCACTACGAAATATCCTAGATTACAATAGATTTTCCGAAATAACAGAAAAAAAGTTCATATAATTTTCTTCAAAGACTTAGAATTTTACTACATATTATTAGTTTACTCCGAAGCAATAAGATTATCATAGCGAGCTTTGAAGAAGGCAAATAGTGGGTCTCTAGGAGGCATAGTTTCTTTGACAATTGGATGGTTGAGAAATTCTTGGCTCCAATTATAAAGTTTGGGAAATTTCTCATTGGTCAACAATTGCAGTCCTCCAATGTCTTGAATCAGAGGGACCCAAAATGCAATATAAACAGCAGCAATGTCCACAAACCCAATCTCCTCTCCTCCGAAAAACTTTCCCTTCAGCTCATCCTCAAGAAACTTCAGTGCCTCATCTGATTCTCTAATATTCTTCTCACGTTCTTTCTCATCATTGGTAAAAACAGATGTCCATGATGCAAGCAAAACCTGATTTTACaaatttaaagtatttattagTCTTTTTTTACCTCTTAATCAGGGGCATCGCTAATAGCCATCATTCATATTAACATATATTtcaattttgtaaaaataaataaagttattTAAAAGAATTGTTGAAACAATTCAGAGATATACctcaagtattttttttatcgaa
This window contains:
- the LOC130973276 gene encoding probable glutathione S-transferase, producing the protein MAANGEEVKLLGVAASTFVCRVQLGLNLKGVEYKFVEQDLENKSEELLKYNPIHKKVPVLVHKERPISESLVILEYIDDTWKVNPFLPAEPYQRAMARFWAKFIDDKVLLASWTSVFTNDEKEREKNIRESDEALKFLEDELKGKFFGGEEIGFVDIAAVYIAFWVPLIQDIGGLQLLTNEKFPKLYNWSQEFLNHPIVKETMPPRDPLFAFFKARYDNLIASE